From Plasmodium knowlesi strain H genome assembly, chromosome: 6, one genomic window encodes:
- a CDS encoding phospholipid scramblase, putative, with amino-acid sequence MNNQFMNVPIKKAVYASSVVETGENNPHSGGQGANSQCTNNQYANNQYANNQYANNQYANNQYANNQCTNNQCANNQYANSQHGNNQFSHNHCNNAPHPNAPNINYNCPYPNMHNYQHQYPMGPPQQQMHMFTNDWKSILAPLKSCRIKQQFDDREFLADFAMGLKLDFNNRYLVLDASTELLKFTAIESSDCCNRNCLPKMCIPINMKILTYGKELSRPDIMVEKDCSCTMLCLNRPTIKMYEFSNNNNKELVGTIKAPFSCCSYKFDLYDSAMRKIIYMDDTCCQLSILFPCPCGPFKFSNFFLRDAKTNEKVAHLQKEVPFLKFVKRDIDNYTLNFEEVKNPEWKMMLLAFSLFMDYMYYDRK; translated from the coding sequence ATGAATAACCAGTTCATGAATGTTCCTATTAAGAAGGCTGTTTATGCGTCAAGTGTGGTGGAAACGGGAGAAAACAACCCGCACAGCGGTGGTCAGGGTGCCAATAGCCAGTGTACCAATAACCAATATGCCAATAACCAATATGCCAATAACCAATATGCTAATAACCAATATGCCAATAACCAATATGCCAATAACCAATGTACCAATAACCAGTGTGCAAATAATCAGTATGCGAACAGCCAACACGGGAACAACCAATTTTCGCATAACCACTGCAACAACGCGCCGCACCCCAACGCGCCCAACATCAATTACAACTGCCCATACCCAAACATGCACAACTACCAGCACCAATACCCCATGGGCCCGCCCCAGCAGCAAATGCACATGTTTACGAATGACTGGAAGAGCATCCTGGCGCCCTTAAAAAGTTGCAGAATCAAGCAACAATTTGATGACAGAGAATTTCTAGCTGACTTCGCCATGGGACTGAAATTAGACTTTAACAATAGGTACTTAGTGCTAGATGCATCCACCGAACTTCTTAAATTCACAGCCATTGAAAGTTCAGACTGTTGCAATAGGAACTGTTTGCCCAAAATGTGTATTCccataaatatgaaaatattgACCTATGGAAAGGAATTAAGTCGGCCTGACATTATGGTCGAGAAGGACTGTTCGTGTACCATGTTGTGCTTAAATAGGCCAACGATTAAAATGTATGAATTTTcaaacaataataataaggaGCTAGTAGGGACGATAAAAGCTCCCTTCAGTTGTTGTTCATACAAATTTGATTTATATGATTCCGCGATGAGGAAGATTATATACATGGATGACACATGTTGCCAGCTCAGTATTTTATTCCCCTGTCCATGTGGTCCTTTTAAatttagcaatttttttttgcgagaTGCAAAAACAAATGAGAAGGTTGCTCATTTGCAGAAGGAAGTTCCCTTCTTGAAATTTGTAAAACGGGACATCGACAACTATACACTCAACTTCGAGGAGGTGAAGAACCCCGAGTGGAAGATGATGCTCCTGGCCTTTTCGCTCTTTATGGACTATATGTACTACGACAGGAAGTGA
- a CDS encoding 4-hydroxy-3-methylbut-2-en-1-yl diphosphate synthase (ferredoxin), putative — protein MGYAKKLLFFMVALCFCAKIKRKKVPIKGLPINIFEKDRKRDKKNVYLFLFGTTPKKSNNKIFSSEERRKKKKMNRIKSLNSLSDEDKYNLIKDIKKYCECTKKYRRLPTREVTIGNIKIGGNNKIAIQTMTTCDTKNVDECVNQIKKCKELGADLIRLTVQGVQEAEASYYIKEKLLAQNITIPLVADIHFNPKISMIAADVFDKIRVNPGNYVDGRKKWVDKVYKTREEFDEGKLFIQEKFVPLIEKCKRLNRAIRIGTNHGSLSSRVLSYYGDTPLGMVESAFEFSDLCIQNNFFNVVFSMKASNAYIMIQSYRLLVARQYKRMTDGLLFPLHLGVTEAGFGDNGRIKSYLGIGSLLYDGIGDTIRMSLTEDPWNELAPCKTLIKNFKKRVFYDDDNRGGEKDGRVSPSPGDTSSTLLNFEEHFRDYNKLKKRKVEKREGVMHEEYTIGNVVTEKELEDSLQIFKDLNLEVDQNGNLKKGVKSTDIVIIPQLRELSSKSWTTVAKLAEADMHLLAEYDEGDVAMLSGSTSGSEYTHEMDRVARNTLFYIDLKRMKTILQKHEGQIPLHSTAKGYVLMVNGKEDTKLIEDVFNQIKGEKNPRPLFFLLKSDNIHEHVLVTRRFNEIVNSLNIDLPYVHYANINSTNYDDMLVDSTLYVGTCLIDLMGDGLIINVTDGHIKADGNPKEEIRSRVELNSFLTLNILQDTRARIFKTDYISCPSCGRTLFNIQETTQKIMKLTGHLKGVKIAVMGCIVNGIGEMADAHFGYVGSAPKKIDLYYGKELVERNIPEEHACDKLVELIKKYNKWQDP, from the coding sequence atgggttaCGCAAAGAAGCTACTATTTTTCATGGTAGCACTTTGTTTTTGcgccaaaataaaaagaaaaaaagtgcccATCAAAGGTCTTCCCATTAACATATTCGAAAAGGATAGGAAGCGAGACAAGAAAAATGTCTACCTGTTTCTATTTGGCACCACTCCAAAGAAGAGTAACAATAAAATCTTCTCATCAGaagagaggaggaagaaaaaaaagatgaacagAATAAAATCACTCAATTCATTATCGGATGAAGACAAATATAACCTCATCAAAGACATAAAGAAATACTGTGAGTGCACAAAAAAGTACAGGAGGCTCCCCACAAGGGAAGTGACCATCGGTAACATCAAAATCGGAGGCAACAACAAAATAGCTATTCAAACCATGACTACCTGCGacacaaaaaatgtggatgAATGCGTTaatcaaattaaaaaatgcaaagaatTGGGGGCAGATTTAATTAGATTAACAGTCCAAGGGGTCCAGGAAGCAGAGGCGAGTTATtatattaaagaaaaattactaGCTCAAAATATTACCATTCCGCTCGTTGCAGACATACATTTTAATCCGAAAATTTCTATGATAGCAGCGGATGTATTTGATAAAATCCGTGTGAACCCAGGGAATTACGTagatggaaggaagaaatgggtCGACAAAGTATACAAAACGAGGGAAGAGTttgatgaaggaaaattatttatccAGGAAAAATTCGTTCCATTGATTGAAAAATGTAAGAGGTTAAATAGAGCCATACGGATAGGCACAAATCATGGTTCTCTATCTTCTAGGGTGCTGTCCTACTACGGGGATACCCCCTTAGGCATGGTCGAATCGGCGTTCGAATTTTCAGATTTGTGTATACAGAACAACTTTTTCAATGTGGTTTTCTCCATGAAGGCTTCCAACGCGTATATTATGATACAGTCATACAGGCTACTCGTGGCTAGACAATATAAGAGGATGACCGATGGTTTGCTATTCCCCCTACACCTCGGCGTTACGGAAGCAGGGTTTGGGGATAACGGAAGAATAAAATCCTATTTGGGTATAGGTTCACTACTGTACGACGGAATAGGAGATACCATCAGGATGTCATTAACTGAAGACCCCTGGAATGAATTAGCTCCATGCAAAACGttgattaaaaattttaaaaaaagagtcttttatgatgatgataaccgggggggagaaaaagacgGTCGGGTTTCTCCTTCCCCAGGGGATACGTCCTCCACATTGCTCAACTTCGAGGAGCACTTTCGAGATTataacaaattgaaaaaaaggaaagtagaAAAGAGGGAAGGCGTGATGCATGAAGAGTACACCATCGGGAACGTAGTCACTGAGAAGGAGCTCGAGGACTCACTGCAAATTTTCAAAGACCTGAATTTAGAAGTCgatcaaaatggaaaccTCAAAAAGGGCGTCAAATCTACGGATATTGTTATTATCCCCCAATTGAGGGAACTAAGCAGCAAGTCATGGACAACCGTGGCCAAATTGGCAGAGGCAGACATGCACCTGCTGGCAGAGTACGATGAGGGGGATGTGGCGATGCTAAGCGGGAGCACGAGTGGAAGTGAATACACTCACGAAATGGATCGCGTTGCCCGGAACACCTTATTTTATATCGACCTGAAACGCATGAAGACCATCCTGCAGAAACACGAGGGGCAAATCCCACTACACAGCACCGCGAAGGGGTACGTACTAATGGTGAACGGGAAGGAAGACACGAAGCTCATTGAAGATGTTTTTAACCAaatcaaaggggaaaaaaacccGCGTCccctatttttccttctcaagTCAGACAATATACACGAACATGTGCTAGTTACCAGGCGATTCAACGAAATTGTGAACTCCCTAAATATAGATCTGCCTTATGTGCACTATGCGAATATCAACTCCACCAACTATGATGACATGCTAGTCGATTCAACACTTTACGTCGGCACTTGCCTAATCGACCTAATGGGAGATGGACTGATAATAAATGTCACGGATGGGCATATAAAAGCGGATGGAAACCCGAAAGAGGAAATTCGCTCTCGGGTTGAACTAAACTCATTTCTAACTTTGAATATCCTACAGGACACTCGTGCTCGTATTTTCAAAACGGATTATATTTCCTGCCCCTCTTGTGGTCGAACCCTTTTTAACATACAAGAGACGacgcaaaaaattatgaagctTACTGGTCATTTGAAGGGAGTTAAAATTGCCGTCATGGGATGCATTGTCAATGGCATTGGTGAAATGGCCGATGCGCATTTTGGTTATGTTGGAAGTGCTCCCAAAAAAATCGACTTGTATTATGGGAAAGAACTCGTCGAGAGAAACATCCCTGAGGAGCATGCCTGCGACAAGCTTGTAGAGCTCATTAAGAAATACAACAAGTGGCAGGACCCGTAG